In the Bernardetia sp. genome, one interval contains:
- a CDS encoding BamA/TamA family outer membrane protein: protein MKIYTYKIFYSFLFVLSLYFVQHTTVKAQDQDSTNTQQEEKKETFFDKIIDYVEFRNKADVLEDSTRFRSKFVISPIVSYKPETSWGFGIGAKWLFKFKNASRETRTSNMPISALYTLRKQVVVNSGYVVFFNDEKWMLRGNLGYSKFPQQYFGLGNTTSIKNEELFEYQNILISPLLLKRVVGKFFVGGGIRYNNVWDMELEKDGILNRNQPLGYDGSISAGLDLAALYDSRDNVLNAQKGSLYEFRHAFNGKSLGGTPFEVTRVDLRQYFKLSHRNDVLAFQGYGYFTDGDAPLVELAALGGSELMRGYYKGRFIDNNMIALQTEYRFTIYEPVGMVVFVGAGDVYHTKEDLSFKNLKVGYGAGLRLKIVKSENLNIRFDVAKGEKLNFYFGIAEAF, encoded by the coding sequence ATGAAAATTTATACCTATAAGATATTCTATTCCTTTCTATTTGTTCTATCTCTTTATTTTGTTCAACATACGACAGTAAAGGCACAAGACCAAGATTCTACCAATACTCAGCAGGAAGAAAAAAAAGAAACTTTTTTTGATAAAATAATAGATTATGTGGAATTTAGAAACAAAGCTGATGTTTTGGAAGACTCTACTCGCTTCCGTAGTAAATTTGTTATCTCTCCTATCGTTTCCTACAAACCCGAAACCAGTTGGGGATTTGGGATAGGAGCAAAATGGCTGTTTAAGTTTAAGAATGCCAGTAGAGAAACACGCACATCAAATATGCCGATTTCTGCACTTTATACCCTTCGAAAACAAGTAGTAGTTAATTCTGGCTATGTTGTTTTTTTCAATGATGAAAAATGGATGCTTAGAGGAAATTTAGGTTATTCTAAGTTTCCCCAACAATATTTCGGTCTTGGAAACACGACTTCTATCAAAAATGAAGAGCTTTTTGAATATCAGAATATTTTAATCAGTCCTTTACTCTTAAAGAGAGTAGTAGGTAAATTTTTTGTTGGTGGGGGAATACGTTACAATAATGTTTGGGATATGGAGCTTGAAAAAGATGGAATACTTAATAGAAATCAGCCTTTAGGGTATGATGGCTCTATCTCTGCTGGACTGGATTTAGCTGCTCTTTACGATTCTAGGGACAATGTTTTGAATGCTCAGAAGGGTTCGCTCTACGAGTTTAGACACGCCTTTAATGGAAAATCTTTGGGAGGTACGCCTTTTGAAGTAACTAGAGTAGATTTGCGTCAGTATTTCAAACTTTCTCATCGAAACGATGTCTTAGCTTTTCAAGGATATGGATATTTTACAGATGGAGATGCGCCTTTGGTTGAACTAGCTGCCCTTGGAGGAAGCGAACTGATGCGTGGATATTACAAAGGAAGATTTATAGATAACAATATGATAGCACTACAAACTGAATATCGTTTTACAATCTATGAACCTGTTGGAATGGTGGTCTTTGTGGGGGCTGGAGATGTTTATCATACAAAAGAAGATTTGAGCTTCAAAAATCTTAAGGTAGGATATGGGGCTGGCTTACGTCTCAAAATTGTAAAATCTGAAAATCTCAACATTCGTTTTGATGTTGCAAAAGGCGAAAAATTGAATTTTTACTTCGGAATTGCAGAAGCATTTTAA
- a CDS encoding toxin-antitoxin system YwqK family antitoxin translates to MRFIVFLICFIFIYQVSFPQTIEEITLDSTNHYMIVENDTLPFVMSKVERLVYTKLQIDTMVYSFDSLPCPSFYRFENKIFNYYDANCKKQGVWIEEVIGRIWKGKYIEGKKEGIWKTIDKKNAEDYYEIKLFKDNVMTWSKIFYPNHLQKSYVTWERADSYYIQSIKRWYENGKPKEQYKCKLNGESKYYLPLKVYEIDTAYEWFESGQLKYIAIHKGSKKNYTYFYENGNIQINTICGVLGKNTRQITHYYESGNIKAINYFLATKKNYNKKIGIWEYYDEYKNLIKKVIYKKGKEKKTVYFDDMKK, encoded by the coding sequence ATGAGATTCATTGTATTCCTAATTTGTTTTATTTTTATTTATCAAGTTTCTTTCCCCCAAACAATAGAAGAAATAACATTGGACTCTACCAACCACTATATGATTGTAGAAAATGATACCCTTCCGTTTGTTATGTCCAAAGTAGAACGACTGGTTTATACTAAGTTGCAGATAGATACTATGGTTTACTCTTTTGATTCTCTTCCCTGTCCTTCATTTTACCGTTTTGAAAACAAGATTTTCAATTATTATGATGCAAATTGTAAAAAACAAGGAGTTTGGATTGAAGAAGTGATAGGAAGAATATGGAAAGGCAAATATATTGAAGGTAAAAAAGAAGGCATTTGGAAAACTATAGATAAAAAAAATGCAGAAGATTATTATGAAATAAAGTTATTCAAAGACAATGTGATGACTTGGTCTAAAATATTCTACCCAAATCATTTACAGAAATCCTATGTTACTTGGGAAAGAGCAGATTCGTATTATATTCAGTCTATAAAAAGATGGTATGAAAACGGAAAACCTAAAGAACAATACAAATGTAAACTTAATGGTGAGAGTAAGTATTATTTGCCTTTAAAAGTGTATGAAATTGATACAGCGTATGAATGGTTTGAAAGTGGTCAATTAAAGTATATTGCGATTCATAAAGGTTCAAAGAAAAACTATACTTATTTTTATGAAAATGGAAATATACAAATCAATACTATTTGTGGTGTATTGGGTAAAAATACTAGACAGATTACACATTATTACGAGAGTGGAAATATAAAAGCAATCAATTATTTTCTAGCAACTAAGAAAAATTATAATAAGAAAATAGGCATCTGGGAGTATTACGATGAATACAAAAACCTTATAAAGAAGGTCATTTATAAGAAAGGTAAAGAAAAAAAGACAGTGTATTTCGATGATATGAAAAAATAA
- a CDS encoding response regulator: MFERLSTKLIAGFSFILTLSIIVNFFAIYKLSQVQEVAVEISENWMPSIYEISSINTNTSDHMIRQQQHIFALSETEMAGYEAEMRELEMQIAESEQKYRAFLDERQEKLREMGDIYEEDDSKESKAMRQIIKNRSDFELYEESYNKYLELSKKVQRDSRYNNKEQAKQTLMLTAALSFEESNQNLDFIIAQDLQNAREAAERSEEIYTDSSRLIIGGTIFSILVSFAVALFIVRNTSKKIGGDPSEIADIARRVSAGDLNMKFNNNKSEESIYSSVRKVVENLKEISNITNSIAKGDLSRRVEVKSPNDLLAISINQMIENFKNIINQAQVIAKGDYTVEVKERGEEDELSTALQRMTESLRANKKETFEQNWIKDGINQLAQQLSGNLLSLELSRKAINFISRYTDSAQGVMYLVDNFSSKLKLNASYAFTERSGLSNEYKIGEGLVGQVALERSPILLKNIRRQDMALTTGTVEEPPTHVYAFPLVFEYELYGVIELASFEPFTQLKQEFLQQAANTIVTYIYSVSQTDRIKGLLATSEEATRSAQARAKEIEQANERLEIQQGELQEKSEELRRRNESLILAKEELDRRAEELELSNKYKSEFLANMSHELRTPLNSIIMLSKMLSKNEKRSLPEKDVKKAKIIYKSGGELLRLINDILDLSKIEAGKMVINPVEFTNKEIVTDMSDLFQGIAQEKGIDFITEDKTKSFIYSDKERLAQILRNFLSNSFKFTKKGQVKLTITEHDENHYKYSISDTGIGIPKDKQQVIFEAFKQADGTTSREYGGTGLGLSIARELTKLLQGQIELDSEAGKGSTFSIILPKRLDEELAEKEDRVTVVVKNLDAKRGTASQKRLPRKLIREDIDDDRDNINKNDNVILIIEDEVQFAESMAEVLSAQSIKTLIAQSGEEGIDLAIQYKPNGIILDLGLPDIDGVDVLKKLKSYKELRHIPIEIISARDKDHNLLSTGAFGFLQKPIDENVLKSAMSDMLRLSKKKVKELLIVEDDESQMEAIKELIIGDDVKVLGVKSQDEAIQAIENGTFDGAIVDLGLKDGSGQAVCKYINENHSNIPVIIYTGKSLSHEEETNLRQAAQSIILKTRDTDEKLREEVAIFLHRMEEEVEKETPKQDEFSSSNGQKSRTAQLAESLLDELKVDKELEEMISKKSSSKTGRKKPTEKLEGDVPPRSLTRNSINEEISEDEDDIEEQKAADEAGGEISKEEAIKIIKNKTILVVDDDIRNIFVIASALETYEAQILEAMNGQQAIDMLREEDVDLVLMDSVMPEMNGLDAMRKIRQDEELKHYPIVAITGKAQEEDKQECFDAGANGYIVKPVDYDQLVYTVCKWIGKRV; encoded by the coding sequence ATGTTTGAGCGATTATCCACAAAACTTATTGCAGGTTTTTCCTTTATCCTAACTCTGTCTATCATAGTTAATTTCTTTGCCATCTATAAGCTCTCTCAAGTACAAGAAGTTGCCGTAGAAATTAGTGAAAACTGGATGCCAAGTATCTATGAAATTTCAAGTATCAATACAAATACATCTGACCACATGATACGTCAGCAGCAGCATATCTTTGCGCTTTCAGAAACTGAAATGGCAGGGTATGAGGCAGAAATGAGAGAACTTGAAATGCAAATAGCAGAAAGCGAGCAAAAATACAGAGCCTTCTTAGATGAAAGACAGGAAAAATTAAGAGAAATGGGAGATATTTATGAGGAAGATGACTCAAAGGAATCGAAGGCGATGCGCCAAATCATAAAAAATAGAAGCGATTTCGAACTCTATGAAGAATCGTATAATAAGTATTTAGAACTAAGTAAGAAAGTACAGAGAGATTCTAGATACAACAATAAAGAACAAGCAAAACAGACATTAATGCTTACAGCAGCTTTGTCTTTTGAGGAAAGTAATCAGAATTTGGATTTTATAATTGCTCAAGATTTACAAAACGCTAGAGAAGCAGCCGAACGAAGCGAAGAGATTTATACAGACTCTAGTCGTCTGATTATTGGTGGTACTATCTTTTCTATTTTGGTAAGTTTTGCAGTAGCTCTTTTTATTGTTCGCAACACAAGCAAAAAAATTGGTGGCGACCCTTCCGAAATTGCAGATATAGCTCGCAGAGTTTCGGCTGGCGACTTAAATATGAAATTCAATAACAACAAATCAGAAGAAAGTATTTATTCTTCGGTTAGGAAAGTAGTTGAAAATTTGAAAGAAATCTCAAATATCACAAACAGCATTGCAAAAGGCGACCTCTCTAGGCGAGTAGAAGTAAAAAGTCCGAACGATTTATTAGCCATTTCTATCAACCAGATGATTGAGAATTTTAAAAATATCATCAATCAAGCACAAGTTATTGCAAAAGGAGATTATACAGTTGAAGTAAAAGAAAGAGGAGAAGAAGACGAACTAAGTACTGCTCTACAACGAATGACAGAAAGTCTTAGAGCCAATAAGAAAGAAACTTTCGAACAAAACTGGATTAAAGATGGTATCAATCAGCTTGCACAACAGCTTTCTGGAAATCTTCTTTCACTAGAACTAAGTAGAAAAGCTATCAATTTTATTTCTCGTTATACCGATTCTGCACAAGGTGTGATGTATTTGGTAGATAATTTCTCATCAAAACTGAAACTCAATGCTTCGTATGCCTTTACAGAGCGTTCTGGACTTTCAAACGAATACAAAATTGGCGAAGGCTTGGTAGGACAAGTAGCTTTAGAGCGTAGTCCAATTCTCTTGAAAAATATTAGAAGGCAAGATATGGCACTGACTACGGGTACAGTCGAAGAACCACCAACTCATGTGTACGCTTTTCCTTTAGTTTTTGAATATGAATTGTATGGAGTTATCGAACTTGCTTCTTTTGAGCCTTTCACACAGCTCAAACAAGAGTTCTTGCAACAAGCTGCCAACACCATCGTAACTTACATTTATTCTGTTTCTCAAACAGATAGAATCAAAGGACTTTTGGCTACTTCGGAAGAAGCCACACGTAGCGCACAAGCGAGAGCAAAAGAGATTGAGCAAGCCAATGAAAGATTGGAAATTCAGCAGGGAGAATTGCAAGAAAAATCAGAAGAATTGCGTCGTAGAAATGAAAGCCTAATTTTAGCTAAGGAAGAACTAGATAGGAGAGCCGAAGAGCTAGAACTTTCCAACAAATACAAGTCAGAGTTTTTGGCAAATATGTCGCACGAGCTTCGAACGCCTCTCAACTCAATTATTATGCTTTCCAAAATGCTTTCTAAGAATGAGAAAAGGTCATTACCAGAGAAAGATGTGAAAAAAGCTAAAATTATTTATAAATCGGGGGGAGAACTTTTACGTCTTATCAATGATATTCTTGACCTTTCTAAGATTGAAGCTGGAAAAATGGTTATCAATCCAGTAGAATTTACCAACAAGGAAATCGTTACCGATATGAGCGATTTGTTCCAAGGCATAGCTCAAGAAAAAGGAATTGATTTTATTACAGAAGACAAAACAAAATCATTCATATATAGTGATAAGGAAAGATTAGCTCAAATTTTACGCAATTTCTTATCTAACTCATTTAAGTTTACTAAAAAAGGACAAGTAAAGCTCACTATCACTGAACACGACGAAAATCATTATAAATACAGTATCAGCGATACAGGTATTGGCATACCAAAAGATAAACAGCAAGTCATTTTTGAAGCCTTCAAACAAGCTGATGGTACAACTTCAAGAGAATATGGAGGTACAGGATTAGGACTTTCTATTGCTCGTGAACTTACCAAACTCTTACAAGGACAGATTGAACTAGATTCAGAAGCAGGAAAGGGAAGTACATTTTCTATTATCTTACCAAAAAGATTGGATGAAGAATTAGCAGAAAAAGAAGACAGAGTAACCGTAGTGGTAAAAAACTTGGATGCAAAAAGAGGAACAGCATCTCAGAAACGTTTGCCTAGAAAACTTATCAGAGAAGATATTGACGACGATAGAGACAATATTAACAAAAATGATAATGTCATTTTGATTATTGAAGATGAGGTACAATTTGCTGAAAGTATGGCAGAAGTCTTGAGCGCACAGAGTATCAAAACGCTTATTGCACAGAGTGGAGAAGAAGGCATCGATTTGGCAATTCAGTATAAGCCTAACGGAATTATTTTGGATTTAGGTTTGCCAGATATTGATGGAGTAGATGTTTTGAAAAAACTCAAATCGTATAAAGAATTGCGTCATATTCCTATCGAAATTATTTCAGCAAGAGACAAAGACCACAATCTTCTTTCCACAGGAGCATTTGGTTTCTTACAAAAACCAATAGATGAAAATGTTTTGAAGAGTGCAATGTCGGATATGCTTCGTCTTTCGAAAAAGAAAGTCAAAGAGCTTTTGATAGTAGAAGATGACGAGTCGCAAATGGAAGCCATCAAAGAGCTTATTATTGGTGATGATGTAAAAGTTTTGGGTGTAAAGAGCCAAGATGAAGCGATTCAAGCTATTGAAAACGGAACATTTGATGGTGCTATTGTAGATTTAGGATTGAAAGATGGTAGTGGGCAGGCAGTTTGCAAATACATCAATGAAAATCATTCTAATATTCCTGTCATTATCTATACTGGAAAATCTCTTTCACATGAAGAGGAAACCAACCTTCGCCAAGCAGCGCAAAGCATCATCTTAAAAACAAGAGATACCGATGAAAAATTGCGTGAAGAGGTCGCTATATTTTTGCATAGAATGGAAGAAGAAGTGGAGAAGGAAACTCCAAAGCAAGATGAATTTTCAAGTTCGAACGGACAGAAATCACGTACGGCTCAACTTGCCGAATCTTTATTAGACGAACTCAAGGTAGATAAAGAGTTAGAGGAAATGATTTCTAAAAAATCATCTTCTAAGACAGGCAGAAAGAAACCTACAGAAAAACTAGAAGGCGATGTTCCTCCTCGTTCGCTAACACGTAATTCTATCAATGAGGAAATTAGTGAAGATGAAGACGATATCGAAGAGCAAAAAGCTGCTGATGAAGCTGGAGGCGAAATAAGTAAGGAAGAAGCCATCAAAATTATTAAGAATAAAACTATTTTAGTTGTAGATGATGATATTCGTAATATTTTCGTGATTGCCTCTGCTTTAGAAACCTATGAAGCTCAAATTTTAGAAGCTATGAATGGGCAGCAAGCCATTGATATGTTGCGTGAAGAAGATGTAGATTTGGTGCTAATGGACTCAGTAATGCCAGAAATGAATGGTTTGGACGCTATGAGAAAGATTCGTCAAGATGAAGAACTCAAGCATTATCCAATCGTTGCTATTACAGGGAAGGCACAAGAAGAAGACAAACAAGAATGCTTTGATGCAGGTGCAAATGGTTATATTGTTAAGCCAGTAGATTACGACCAGCTTGTTTATACGGTTTGTAAATGGATTGGAAAACGAGTGTGA
- a CDS encoding phosphodiester glycosidase family protein: MKRKLGLIILPILVVLTSFIVYQNIGSKQEKVTQNDPNYKIDESRILSYAINPKKQKLDFYWKDKAGKHYENFEVLKKALQKEGKELVFAMNGGMFRRDLSPQGLFIQNGKIKAKIDTVEKGYGNFYMQPNGIFYLTNNDSSVVCTTKEFLKANNYENIKYATQSGPMLLIDGKMHSKFMKGSSNLNIRNGVGVLPNGNLLFAMSKKEINFYDFATFFKQNDCKNALYLDGFVSKTYLPSKNWQQTDGIFGVIIAETK, from the coding sequence ATGAAAAGAAAGCTAGGTCTAATTATTCTACCCATTCTTGTTGTCTTGACAAGTTTCATCGTTTATCAAAATATCGGAAGTAAGCAAGAAAAAGTTACTCAAAACGACCCAAATTACAAGATAGATGAGAGTAGAATATTGAGTTATGCAATTAATCCTAAAAAACAAAAACTAGATTTTTACTGGAAAGATAAGGCAGGAAAACATTACGAAAATTTTGAAGTATTGAAAAAAGCATTGCAAAAAGAAGGAAAAGAGCTTGTTTTTGCAATGAATGGAGGGATGTTTAGAAGAGATTTGTCTCCACAAGGTTTGTTCATTCAAAATGGAAAAATAAAGGCTAAAATAGATACAGTAGAAAAAGGCTATGGCAATTTTTATATGCAGCCGAATGGTATTTTTTATCTGACAAATAATGATAGTTCTGTTGTCTGTACGACAAAGGAATTTTTGAAAGCCAATAATTACGAAAATATAAAGTATGCCACACAATCAGGACCTATGTTACTGATTGATGGGAAAATGCATTCAAAATTTATGAAAGGCTCTTCCAACCTTAATATTAGAAATGGGGTTGGAGTTTTGCCCAATGGAAATCTCTTATTTGCGATGTCTAAAAAGGAAATTAATTTTTATGATTTTGCTACGTTTTTCAAACAAAATGACTGCAAAAATGCTCTTTATTTAGATGGTTTTGTTTCCAAAACTTATCTTCCTTCAAAAAACTGGCAACAAACTGATGGCATATTTGGAGTTATCATAGCTGAAACAAAATAA
- a CDS encoding L,D-transpeptidase family protein codes for MKIQKKHLLGLFSLVVCCIGFFAYQDFVTEQKRYKKVRTAYTEKENYLSKKLKEKKLSLQNLNILIVAYKDEQELEVYVKSKTAKQYQKFLTYDICQNSGDLGHKNKEGDYQVPEGFYYINHFNPMSSYFLSLGISYPNLADKRRNPKTATKDLGGAIYLHGACVTIGCIPITDEYIKEVYVLAVQARTNGQTKIPIYVLPFRMNKENQQEFYPKYKNLVGFWDNIKIGYEKFEKNKEELSFSIDAKGNYVFK; via the coding sequence ATGAAAATTCAAAAAAAACATCTCTTAGGACTTTTTTCACTGGTTGTTTGTTGTATTGGTTTTTTTGCTTATCAAGATTTTGTTACAGAACAAAAACGCTATAAAAAAGTACGGACAGCCTATACAGAAAAGGAAAACTACCTTAGTAAAAAGCTAAAAGAAAAAAAACTATCGCTCCAAAACTTAAATATTTTGATAGTAGCTTACAAAGATGAACAAGAGCTAGAAGTTTATGTTAAGTCTAAAACAGCAAAGCAATATCAAAAATTTCTGACCTATGATATTTGCCAAAACTCAGGCGATTTGGGGCATAAAAATAAGGAAGGCGATTATCAAGTTCCAGAAGGCTTTTACTACATCAATCATTTCAACCCTATGAGTAGCTATTTTTTGTCTCTAGGAATTAGCTACCCTAATTTAGCAGATAAGCGTAGAAATCCTAAAACGGCAACTAAAGATTTGGGAGGAGCAATCTATCTTCATGGAGCTTGTGTTACGATTGGCTGTATTCCCATTACAGATGAGTACATCAAAGAAGTCTATGTTTTGGCAGTACAGGCAAGAACGAATGGACAAACGAAGATTCCGATTTATGTTTTGCCCTTTCGCATGAATAAAGAGAATCAGCAAGAATTTTATCCAAAATATAAAAATTTGGTAGGATTTTGGGACAACATAAAGATAGGATATGAAAAATTTGAGAAAAACAAAGAAGAATTGTCTTTTAGCATAGATGCAAAAGGTAATTATGTTTTCAAATAA
- a CDS encoding glutaminase, with protein MNFETIIKEIYQNIKLLEDSGELASYIPELAYINPESFGVHISTLDKNDFGIGNYTDKFSIQSIAKVLSLALAYRMVGESIWKRLGVEPSGNPFNSLTQLEVDNGIPRNPFINAGAIVISDILISNLENPREDFLAFVRSLSNNPNLDYSSEVAASEKAIGFRNVALCNFIKSFGNIENDPNKVLDFYFDLCSLEMTCKELSEAFLFLANNGRRTVDNLTILTKSEAKRINALMQTCGFYDESGEFAFKVGLPGKSGVGGGIIAVHPNQYTIAVWSPKLNKRGNSYKGMRFLEEFTTKSELSIF; from the coding sequence GTGAATTTCGAAACAATCATTAAAGAGATATATCAAAATATCAAACTTTTAGAAGATAGTGGAGAACTAGCATCTTATATCCCAGAACTAGCCTACATTAATCCAGAAAGTTTTGGCGTACATATTTCTACACTTGATAAAAATGATTTTGGTATTGGAAATTATACTGATAAATTTTCCATTCAAAGTATTGCTAAAGTTCTTTCCTTAGCACTCGCTTACAGAATGGTTGGGGAAAGTATTTGGAAAAGATTGGGAGTTGAACCTTCTGGAAATCCGTTCAACTCCCTTACACAACTTGAAGTAGATAATGGCATACCTAGAAATCCGTTTATTAATGCTGGTGCAATCGTAATTTCTGATATTTTGATTAGTAATTTGGAAAATCCAAGAGAAGATTTTTTGGCTTTTGTAAGAAGCCTCTCCAATAACCCAAACTTAGATTATTCAAGTGAAGTAGCTGCATCAGAGAAAGCAATAGGATTTAGAAATGTAGCGTTGTGTAATTTTATTAAATCTTTCGGTAATATTGAAAATGACCCAAACAAAGTCCTTGATTTTTACTTTGACCTCTGCTCGTTAGAAATGACTTGTAAAGAACTCTCAGAAGCATTTTTATTTTTGGCAAATAATGGACGTAGAACAGTAGATAACCTTACAATACTTACCAAAAGTGAAGCAAAGAGAATAAATGCACTCATGCAAACCTGTGGTTTTTATGACGAATCTGGAGAATTTGCCTTCAAAGTAGGACTACCTGGAAAAAGTGGTGTTGGAGGAGGAATTATAGCTGTTCATCCAAATCAATATACAATAGCCGTTTGGAGTCCAAAATTAAATAAGAGAGGAAACTCCTATAAAGGAATGAGATTTTTAGAAGAATTTACTACAAAATCTGAGCTATCCATATTCTAA